Proteins encoded in a region of the Vicia villosa cultivar HV-30 ecotype Madison, WI linkage group LG5, Vvil1.0, whole genome shotgun sequence genome:
- the LOC131603267 gene encoding chloroplast sensor kinase, chloroplastic, with amino-acid sequence MNEPWSQMLHSTLPFHSSINTSTLPFTFKSHPFRNPSCFLQTLNANPNSDSGSDDDSPNNSATLTLSSSRALASAIRKVSISPVEFTQRLEKDRKNGPVHPSPDFHRLCLQQLHLFRRIVPESFLSVYVRPAGSYVMDQLELRRVAMYPGEDAESEEEGIVILVGHFHAQAGLRAAETALSELQVKVVPECKAIVLPMVKHPFVVGFLVAELPLVELETCEKKAQSDRSNNSVSRKEVYSLSPFLDLDKKSWETQTTRVKDEPVCMRNFTSDQRSNAVDISQSLAMAYVMDQKAMLFQQSTWQNNVRMNNLVEQIHGPLSSIQSLSKILSTQTKKSQISHDIVEDILVLGDRLRDVLHQLQDAVYVTKANIMRHNEEAIKKMNHILAESEKSQLLNSSSLDSSANKMNKSGEPLSLSAAAKDIEMPLPPLTLAPLRHGIRPCNVSEVLVDMVDTIRPLALNQKRVIELSQLSSPLQAAVAEPELRQAFSNLIEGALLRTHVGGKVAIVSNATPAGDTLVLIDDDGPDMHYMTQMHSLTPYGQELFAEGMVEDNMTWNFVAGLTIAREILESYGCVVRIISPRTKDGPLGAGGTRAELWLPAPVMKSDV; translated from the exons ATGAATGAACCGTGGAGCCAAATGCTTCACTCTACTCTCCCTTTTCACTCTTCAATCAACACTTCTACTCTTCCATTCACCTTCAAATCCCACCCATTTCGTAACCCCTCTTGTTTCCTCCAAACCCTGAACGCAAACCCTAACTCCGATTCCGGTTCCGACGATGATTCCCCTAACAATTCCGCCACGCTCACTCTCTCTTCCTCCCGCGCCCTCGCCTCCGCCATTCGTAAAGTCTCCATCTCTCCCGTCGAGTTCACTCAGCGGCTCGAGAAAGATCGCAAAAATGGACCTGTTCATCCTAGCCCTGACTTTCACAGACTCTGCCTCCAACAGCTTCACCTCTTTCGCAGAATCGTCCCTGAATCCTTCCTCTCG GTGTATGTTAGACCGGCGGGTAGTTATGTGATGGATCAGTTGGAGCTGCGGAGGGTTGCAATGTACCCTGGAGAAGATGCTGAGTCAGAGGAAGAGGGTATTGTTATTCTCGTTGGTCATTTTCATGCTCAGGCCGGCTTGCGAGCGGCAGAGACAGCTCTTTCCGAATTGCAA GTTAAGGTTGTCCCTGAATGTAAGGCTATAGTTCTTCCCATGGTTAAACACCCATTTGTTGTTGGTTTCTTGGTTGCTGAGCTTCCACTTGTGGAGCTAGAAACTTGCGAGAAGAAGGCTCAGAGTGATAGGTCAAATAACAGTGTATCTAGGAAGGAAGTTTATTCACTTTCTCCTTTTTTGGATTTGGACAAAAAGTCATGGGAAACTCAGACCACTCGGGTCAAGGATGAGCCGGTTTGTATGCGCAACTTCACTTCCGATCAAAGATCAAATGCTGTTGACATTTCACAGTCTCTGGCTATGGCATATGTTATGGATCAG AAAGCAATGTTATTTCAGCAATCAACATGGCAAAATAATGTCAGGATGAATAATTTGGTTGAGCAA ATCCATGGTCCACTTTCAAGCATTCAATCCTTGAGTAAAATCCTGTCTACACAAACAAAGAAAAGCCAG ATTTCACATGACATTGTTGAGGATATCTTAGTGCTAGGTGATCGTTTGAGGGATGTTCTCCATCAACTCCAGGATGCTGTATATGTGACAAAG GCTAATATTATGCGCCACAACGAAGAAGCAATCAAGAAAATGAATCACATACTTGCTGAGTCAGAAAAATCTCAATTATTAAATAGTTCTTCATTAGACAGCTCTGCAAATAAAATGAATAAGTCTGGGGAACCACTTTCTCTTAGTGCTGCTGCCAAGGATATTGAGATGCCCTTACCACCTTTAACTCTCGCTCCACTACGACATGGAATCAG ACCGTGCAATGTTTCGGAAGTATTGGTAGACATGGTTGATACAATCAGACCTCTTGCGCTGAATCAAAAACGTGTTATAGAACTAAGTCAGCTTTCATCACCTTTGCAAGCTGCTGTAGCAGAACCTGAATTGCGCCAGGCTTTCAGCAACCTTATTGAAGGTGCTTTACTGCGTACACATGTTGGAGGAAAGGTTGCAATTGTGTCTAATGCTACACCAGCTGGCGATACCCTCGTACTTATTGATGACGATGGACCTGATATGCACTATATG ACCCAGATGCATTCACTCACACCATATGGACAAGAACTCTTCGCTGAAGGTATGGTTGAAGACAATATGACATGGAACTTTGTTGCCGGGCTGACTATTGCCCGTGAGATACTGGAAAGTTATGGCTGTGTCGTGCGCATTATATCACCTCGGACCAAAGATGGTCCGCTTGGAGCTGGGGGAACTCGTGCAGAACTTTGGCTTCCTGCGCCAGTTATGAAATCTGATGTATAG